In the genome of Populus nigra chromosome 9, ddPopNigr1.1, whole genome shotgun sequence, one region contains:
- the LOC133703537 gene encoding probable alpha,alpha-trehalose-phosphate synthase [UDP-forming] 7 yields MMSRSYTNLLDLASGNFPAMGQPRERKRLPRVMTVPGVISELDDDVANSVTSDVPSSVVQDRIIIVGNQLPVKAKRRPDNKGWSFSWDEDSLLLQLKDGLPEEMEVLYVGSLRADIDLSEQEDVSQILLDRFKCVPAFLPPDILSKFYHGFCKQYLWPLFHYMLPISGNHGGRFDRSLWEAYVAANKIFSQRVIEVINPEDDYVWIHDYHLMVLPTFLRRRFNRLRMGFFLHSPFPSSEIYRTLPVREEILKALLNSDLIGFHTFDYARHFLSCCSRMLGLEYQSKRGYIGLEYYGRTVGIKIMPVGIHMGQIQSVLKLADKDWRVEELKQQFEGKTVLLGVDDMDIFKGVNLKLLAMEQLLKQHPKWQRRAVLVQITNPARGRGRDLEEVQAEIQESCRRINETFGRPGYEPVVFIDRPVSLSERSAYFTIAECVVVAAVRDGMNLTPYEYIVCRQGVSGSESSSGSSGPKKSMLVVSEFIGCSPSLSGAIRVNPWNIEATAEAMNEAISMADSEKQLRHEKHYRYVSTHDVAYWSRSFYQDMERTCKDHFRRRCWGIGLSFGFRVVALDPNFKKLNIDQIESAYIKSKNRAILLDYDGTVMPQTTINKTPNQEVISIINTLCSDVKNTVFVVSGRGRDSLGKWFAPCKKLGIAAEHGYFMRWSVDEDWENCGQSSDFGWTQIAEPVMKLYTEATDGSSIETKESALVWHHRDADPGFGAAQAKELLDHLESVLANEPVAVKSGQCIVEVKPQGISKGSVAEKIFTSMAESGRQADFVLCIGDDRSDEDMFESIDNAIANGILTSSKSVFACTVGQKPSKAKYYLDDTTDVINMLKALAEASDPSPSAGSSP; encoded by the exons ATGATGTCTAGATCATATACCAATCTATTAGATCTAGCTTCTGGTAACTTTCCGGCAATGGGTCAACCTCGGGAGAGAAAGCGGCTGCCTCGTGTAATGACAGTTCCGGGGGTTATTTCTGAGCTTGATGATGATGTGGCTAATAGTGTGACCTCAGATGTACCTTCATCGGTAGTTCAGGACCGGATAATCATTGTAGGGAATCAGTTGCCGGTAAAAGCAAAGCGCAGACCGGATAATAAAGGATGGAGCTTTAGTTGGGATGAGGATTCGTTGTTATTGCAGTTAAAAGATGGCTTGCCTGAAGAAATGGAGGTTTTATATGTCGGTTCTTTGCGAGCAGATATTGATTTGAGTGAACAAGAGGATGTCTCACAGATCTTGTTGGACAGGTTCAAGTGTGTACCAGCATTTCTGCCTCCTGATATTTTGTCCAAGTTTTATCATGGGTTTTGTAAACAGTATTTGTGGCCACTTTTTCATTACATGCTTCCTATTTCGGGTAATCATGGTGGGCGATTTGATCGGTCTTTGTGGGAGGCATATGTGGCAGCAAATAAGATCTTCTCGCAAAGGGTGATTGAAGTTATAAATCCAGAGGATGACTATGTTTGGATTCATGACTATCATTTGATGGTGCTGCCTACATTCTTGAGGAGAAGGTTCAATAGATTGAGAATGGGATTCTTTCTTCAcagtccatttccttcatctgAGATATATAGGACTTTGCCTGTTAGGGAAGAGATCCTTAAGGCACTGTTGAATTCGGACCTCATTGGTTTTCACACTTTTGATTATGCCCGACATTTTCTATCTTGTTGCAGTCGGATGTTGGGGTTGGAGTATCAGTCAAAGAGGGGTTACATTGGGTTAGAGTATTATGGCAGGACTGTTGGAATAAAGATCATGCCAGTTGGGATACATATGGGGCAGATTCAGTCTGTCTTGAAACTTGCGGATAAGGATTGGAGGGTAGAAGAGCTCAAACAACAGTTTGAAGGAAAGACGGTTTTACTTGGGGTTGATGATATGGACATCTTTAAAGGTGTTAATTTGAAGCTTTTGGCAATGGAGCAGCTGCTGAAACAGCACCCAAAGTGGCAACGAAGGGCTGTTTTGGTGCAGATAACTAATCCTGCCAGGGGACGAGGGAGAGATCTTGAGGAAGTGCAAGCTGAGATACAGGAAAGCTGCAGGAGAATTAATGAGACTTTTGGTCGACCTGGCTATGAACCAGTTGTCTTTATTGATCGACCAGTATCTCTCAGTGAAAGATCTGCGTATTTCACCATTGCTGAGTGTGTTGTTGTGGCAGCTGTGAGAGATGGGATGAATCTCACTCCTTATGAGTATATTGTGTGCAGACAGGGAGTTTCTGGGTCAGAGTCTAGCTCAGGATCAAGTGGCCCCAAGAAGAGCATGCTGGTTGTATCAGAGTTCATTGGATGTTCCCCTTCACTCAGTGGTGCAATTCGAGTCAATCCATGGAACATTGAAGCAACCGCAGAAGCAATGAATGAGGCAATTTCAATGGCAGATTCCGAGAAACAATTGCGCCATGAAAAGCACTACAGGTATGTCAGCACGCATGATGTGGCATATTGGTCAAGGAGTTTCTACCAAGATATGGAGCGGACTTGCAAAGACCATTTCAGAAGGCGCTGCTGGGGAATTGGCTTGAGCTTTGGTTTCAGAGTTGTGGCGCTTGAtcctaatttcaaaaaattaaatatagatcAAATTGAATCTGCATATATAAAGTCCAAAAACAGAGCTATACTCTTGGACTATGATGGAACTGTAATGCCTCAAACCACCATCAATAAGACCCCAAACCAAGAGGTCATTTCAATCATAAATACACTTTGTAGTGATGTCAAGAACACCGTCTTTGTTGTCAGTGGAAGGGGAAGGGATAGTTTAGGGAAGTGGTTTGCTCCTTGCAAGAAACTTGGAATTGCTGCTGAGCATGGGTACTTCATGAG GTGGTCTGTGGATGAGGACTGGGAGAACTGCGGGCAGAGTAGTGATTTTGGATGGACTCAAATAGCTGAACCTGTTATGAAACTGTACACAGAAGCCACTGATGGATCTTCCATCGAGACGAAAGAGAGCGCTTTGGTTTGGCACCACAGAGATGCAGATCCAGGTTTTGGAGCTGCTCAGGCCAAGGAATTGTTGGACCATCTTGAGAGTGTGCTTGCAAATGAGCCTGTTGCAGTCAAAAGTGGTCAATGCATTGTGGAAGTTAAGCCCCAG GGAATTAGTAAAGGTTCTGTGGCAGAAAAGATCTTTACATCAATGGCTGAAAGTGGAAGACAGGCTGATTTTGTATTGTGTATTGGGGATGACAGATCAGATGAGGATATGTTTGAAAGCATTGATAATGCAATAGCGAACGGTATCCTAACCTCAAGCAAATCTGTCTTCGCTTGCACTGTTGGTCAGAAACCAAGCAAAGCCAAGTATTATTTGGATGACACAACTGATGTCATAAACATGCTCAAAGCTCTTGCAGAAGCTTCCGACCCTTCACCCTCTGCAGGAAGCTCCCCCTGA